One Oryza sativa Japonica Group chromosome 8, ASM3414082v1 DNA window includes the following coding sequences:
- the LOC136351637 gene encoding uncharacterized protein, which produces MTGGSGEHPQHSPRTRGIIQHFERQVREHAEGLDEDVRVANDRLGQLEAAQIDTNSKLSSLERSLVAVNTSLAGILNTLERMGQDGHDGSARRNHNGHDANSSIAAREELEYAADTEHDEEVLGRPQRQQRRQRHGMGAPPRREVRDNDDSLGKIKFTIPCFDGKYDPDAYLTWELAIDQKFACHDFPENKRVRAATSEFTDFASIWWSEFVRSNPNNTPQTWDAMKRVMRARFVPSYHARDLLHKLQQLRQGNKSVEEYYQALQIGMLRCGLVENDDAGMARFMGELNREIQDILAYKEYNSINRLFHLACKAEREVQGRRASFRTNISAGCASSWTSSNAAAPST; this is translated from the coding sequence ATGACAGGAGGATCGGGGGAGCACCCTCAACATTCACCACGTACGAGGGGCATCATACAACATTTTGAGCGCCAAGTGAGGGAGCATGCTGAAGGCCTTGATGAGGATGTTAGGGTCGCCAATGATCGCCTTGGTCAATTGGAGGCTGCTCAAATTGACACCAACTCCAAGCTTTCCTCATTGGAGAGGTCCCTTGTGGCTGTGAACACTTCTCTTGCAGGTATCTTGAATACGTTGGAGAGAATGGGCCAAGATGGTCATGATGGATCGGCTAGGCGCAACCACAATGGCCATGATGCTAATAGCAGCATCGCAGCAAGGGAAGAACTGGAGTACGCTGCTGACACTGAGCATGATGAGGAGGTACTTGGTCGTCCACAAAGACAACAGCGCCGGCAGCGCCATGGCATGGGCGCTCCACCACGGCGGGAGGTACGTGATAATGATGATTCTTTAGGCAAGATCAAGTTTACCATTCCTTGctttgatggaaaatatgacCCTGATGCATATCTTACTTGGGAGTTAGCCATTGATCAGAAATTTGCTTGCCATGATTTTCCTGAGAATAAACGTGTTAGGGCTGCTACTAGTGAGTTCACTGATTTTGCATCCATTTGGTGGAGTGAATTTGTTCGTTCCAATCCAAATAACACTCCCCAAACCTGGGATGCAATGAAAAGAGTCATGCGAGCTAGATTTGTTCCTTCATATCATGCACGTGATTTGCTGCACAAATTGCAACAACTTAGACAGGGAAACAAATCTGTAGAGGAGTATTATCAAGCTTTGCAAATAGGAATGCTTCGTtgtggattggtagaaaatgaTGATGCTGGTATGGCTAGATTCATGGGTGAGCTGAACCGAGAAATTCAGGACATTCTAGCCTACAAAGAATATAATTCAATTAATCGTttgtttcatcttgcttgtaaagCTGAAAGGGAAGTACAGGGACGAAGAGCTAGCTTCAGGACTAACATTTCTGCAGGTTGTGCTAGCTCTTGGACATCTTCCAACGCTGCTGCACCGTCAACTTGA